The DNA segment GACCGGGGCGAGGCGCGGGTCCAGCTTCAGGACGGTGCGCTTGTCGACGCCGCCCTTGGAGTTGGGTGCCTCATCCTCGGTGTAGGCGTCCACCAGGAACGCCATGAAGGACCGGGTCAGTCCCGCGGCCGGCTCGATCACGTACGGCGTGTACCGCTCGTTGGTGCCCTGGTTGAAGTAGCTCAGGTCGGTGCCCGAGTGCTTCGAGTGGGTGGAGAGGTCGAAGTCGGTGCGGTTCGCTATTCCTTCCAGCTCGCCCCACTCGGAGCCCTGGAAGCCGAACCGGTATTCGATGTCGGTGGTGCCCTTGGAGTAGTGGCTGAGCTTCTCCAGCGGGTGGACGAACAGGCGCAGGTTGTCCTCGTTGATGCCTAGATCGGTGTACCAGTCGAGGCGGTTCTTGATCCAGTACTCGTGCCACTCGTCGTCGGTGCCTGGTTCGACGAAGAATTCCATCTCCATCTGCTCAAACTCACGGGTGCGGAAGATGAAGTTGCCCGGCGTGATCTCGTTGCGGAAGCTCTTGCCGATCTGGCCGATGCCGAACGGCGGCTTCTTCCGGGACGTGTTGAGGACATTGTTGAAGTTCACAAAGATGCCCTGCGCGGTTTCGGGGCGCAGGTAGTGCATCCCCTCCTCGTTCGCGACGGGGCCCAGGAAGGTTTTCAGCAGACCGGAGAACTCCTGCGGTTCGGTCCACTCGCCGCGGGTGCCGCAGTTGGCG comes from the Arthrobacter sp. CAN_C5 genome and includes:
- a CDS encoding glycine--tRNA ligase, which gives rise to MAKNQSALDPIISLAKRRGFVFQAGEIYGGSRSAWDYGPLGAELKENIKRQWWQSVVRGRDDVVGLDSSVILPRKVWEASGHVDVFSDPLVECLSCHKRFRADHLEEEYEEKKGRAPENGLKDIACANCGTRGEWTEPQEFSGLLKTFLGPVANEEGMHYLRPETAQGIFVNFNNVLNTSRKKPPFGIGQIGKSFRNEITPGNFIFRTREFEQMEMEFFVEPGTDDEWHEYWIKNRLDWYTDLGINEDNLRLFVHPLEKLSHYSKGTTDIEYRFGFQGSEWGELEGIANRTDFDLSTHSKHSGTDLSYFNQGTNERYTPYVIEPAAGLTRSFMAFLVDAYTEDEAPNSKGGVDKRTVLKLDPRLAPVKAAVLPLSRNEDLSPKAKDLAAQLRRNWNIDFDDAGAIGRRYRRQDEIGTPFCITVDFDTLDDQAVTIRERDTMAQERVSLDQVQGYLAARLIGS